The window atttttgtgTACTCTAGGACCCTTACCAAGGACATCAGATACAGAATCAGCATGAAGCAAACATGTTGTATCAGTGAACGTACCAGATGTTCTCGACAGATTTCAACTGCAACAATAGGTGGGCAATCAAGACTTGAAATAGCAGTCCGATCACTATTTCCAGCATTTGTCACCATTAGTGGTAAATTATCCATCTTGTCGGAATAGGCCTCACCACCAAATACCCCAACAGCTGTTTGGATGGTCCTATGTCAATAAGATAGGTGTTCCCCCATTAAATAAGCCGATGACATAATAGCAGGACAACAGCCAGCATCTAGGAAACAGTTTGTAGATTATCATTTAAGATGGTTGGAGATTGTTTGCACCAAAGTTACTACCTTAATAATGGAGACGTAATGACCAAATCAATGTTCTTTACGAGGCCACTTGAATGGACATGTTTACGTAGGTTGTCAACCTGATAGAAGAGCTAGAGGTCAGACACTACGCAAATGTAAGTGACTAAGCCGCTGGCTGCTTTCCTACCTGTTGCCAACCCAACTGAGTTAGGTGAGCATCAAAATATTCCGGAGACATATAAGCTTTGTAGTTCTTATCTCCTTCTACATTGTGGATTCCCTGAGCATGCCTCACCTGAACATATGGTTTAATGAGACCACAAAGCCTTTGAAAAATtggcaaaatcaaaatatagaaTAGGTTGTTATGTGCCCTTCAAACCACAGATGCAGCATATTCAAATATTCCCTGGATGCAGTTAGAAACTTTTAAGTATTAAAGAATAATTACCAACCAGGTGGATGGTTTTGCTGCGGTGCAGTGGAAATAAACTTGGGCAAACGCCATTATCCATTACTGAAAAGAACAAGCAACGAAACACCTTACTATATAAGCACATAATTAGGTAAAGAGCACATGCAATTACATTGAGGTGTACATTATCTAAGGTGCTATTCACTTAATGTACGGAATATGCTCCACGAATTCGGATATAAGAATATTTCTCAAACGTCCTATATGCAATAAAACTGTGATAGCAAGGATGATGCCATGACCATCTTTATCAGTTTAGTTATCAGGATACACTCTCCCTATTTGATCTTTGCAATAGAAAACATGGACACAAATCAAACTAAGATTTCGACTATCCAACAAGTAAAAAGTAATCTACTAAAACTACTTCAAAAAATCTACTACATAGACACACGAACCAAGCAAGTCAACTAAGCACAACATAACAAAGAAAGGAGAAAACCGAAAAGCAACTGATATTTGAGTGAAATTGAAAACCCCACGAGAGAGAACAATCAGCTACACTAGTGAGACAAAGATACATCatcaaaagtcaaacttgAACAAGATTTTGGCGTCCCATtacaaaaaatgttaagagtTGGTAAACTCACTGAGTAGTGAAAAAGGAGCAGCGCAGGTGTTGTGAAGCTCCTCCTTGGATTCGTGAAGATGGAGAAAATGAGAGTGGGAATCTGGAATTAAtaagggaagaagaaatagtTGTGGAATCCAAAAAGTAGTGGTGGTTATGGTGGCGTACATGAGATCTGTGCACGATTAATGAATGATGGGAATGGGATTAGGCATTTTGTATTGTTTTGGAggaagaaataattaattatttgatgaataatCATATCTCTTTCAACTTAACTAATCCCATTTTATTGCTATTTTTATCACTTTTGACCCTTTTCTTGTTAACACtacaatcactttttcttccaaCAATTATGTTTCACTCAAATTCTAATGCATGTTTTATTGTGGTAATAAACGAAGCCTGATTTTTATTGTTCTCTGTCATGTATATTATGAGATTTGAATTTGAGACTTTTGAATTCAACAATAGCAACAATAGCCactctatttttatatggGGTAAATGTAAGGTGTTTATTTGGCaaatctatataaaataataaaaatacataaaagaaaaatccaATTGAAGgtagtactaatttaatgGAATTTTATTGAAGTTAATCACTGAAATGATTAATACAGGTTTCTCCATATAAAAATCACAGTCATGTGTAAAAtctcaaaatctcaaaatcaCAGTTAATACAGATAAAATGAAGctgaaaaatatcaagatttaaAATATCCCCAGCGCAAACCGAATTTGATCGGCAGATCCTGCTTAGTCATGtgtaaaatctcaaaattcacACTTGATTTCAAAGAATCAAGTGTAGCAGAGGGAATGAGAGAGAATACATGAGTGTTAATGGCATCTAAACTAACCCCAAAACTCATCACCTGCTTAATCCTCCCTTCCTGCTTCCTCATCCTCTTCTACTCCTCTTTCCCCCCTTTCATCCCACAGCCCCCCTCTTCCGAAACCCCTATTTTACCCTCTGCACCATGCAATCTCTTCGAGGGGCGGTGGGTTCTCGATCCCACTCGCAAACCGATGTACGATTCCACCTGCCCCTTCCACAGAAATGCGTGGAATTGCATCAAGAATCAGAGGGATAACATGGCCCGGATCAATTCCTGGAAATGGATGCCCCGTGGCTGCGATCTGGACCGGGTCGACCCGGCCGGGTTCTTGGATTTGATGAGGAATAAGAATATTGGGTTTGTTGGGGACTCTTTGAACGAGAACTTCTTGGTGTCGCTTCTGTGTGTGCTGAGAGTGGGTGATCCTGGTGCTAAGAAATGGAAGAGAAAGGGTGCTTGGAGAGGGGCTTATTTCCCCAAATTCAATGTCACTGTGGCCTATCATCGAGCTGTTTTGCTGGCCAGATATGAGTATGCATTCTTCCTTTGAGATACTTTAGTAATTCTATGTTTTATGGATGCTCATTAGTATAACCAAGACTTGGCCTTTGGTGATTGTGATGTAATTATTATGCATTGTTGGATTTGATGATGATATTAGTATATGGATTTTGTATATGGTTTTCTATGTAGTAATTCATCAGTTAAGCTTGCATAATGTATTAATTGAGCTGCTCAGTATATGGAAACAAGTTTGTATTTGTTTGTTATTCGTTTGGAACTCAATGCAGCTGCTGAGGTTGCTTACTGTTTTTTCGTGAAGCCTATGATAGCAGTTTAAGTCTTTATGATCTAACGATGTAGGTTGGGTGTTTATGTAGATTTATGAGACTTGAATGAATGTATGTCGTTCTCACAGACCTTAACTTTTCCAAGATTTGATGATGTATGCACGAGTAAGTTGGATTCGAAACAAAACTTTAGGTGTTACTAAATGAACAGTATAATTGTTTATAAGTCTAAGTAGGAAGTGATAGGGTGTTTCTCATATAGATCAAATAGGTAAAATCACTTATTGGAACGCAATGATTAGAAAGAAAGACGTCACTAGAGTAAATATCTTTCCTTTAGTATTTCATATTCGAATATGAGagaaattataaatctaattGGCTATTTAGTGCAAAAAGCTAGATAATATCTTagtctctattttatttaagatgacttattttataaagtgCATTCCAAAACTTTGTATGTTCAGGCATTAGTGTTCACTATTGTATTGTAGAAATAATTagtgtataaataaaaaaatctatgtTAGCTTTGTGAAGCCTTATTCAAGTTCCTGGCACATGTGCAAACATTAAGACTGTCTgaaattagagagaaataaaCTGTATAGAAAAGCTACCATTTTCCTTCAATGGATTGATTacacattaatatatttgaagaTCGTATTGGCTACATGTTTGTCCTTTTTTTTGATCAAATTGGTTGCAGCTCTTTGCCTCTTTCATATAATCCAGGATCTCACCTCTTTCTACCCGAGCAGTGTGTATGACCGTGTCAGACATTATCTGACTGAATTTGATCCTCTTACATGTGATTCTTTAGTGCTGGACATTATTATGATATGTACCATGGGTATCTTTTGTTGGATTTGCTTCCTCACTAGCTAATTACTGATAAAACAAGGTGGCAGACTAAACAGCCTGGGTTTTCTGGTCAAGATGGAGTAAAAGGAATATACCGAGTAGATGTTGATATCCCGGCTAATGATTGGGCTAACATTTCAGATTTCTACGATGTTCTGGTCTTCAACACTGGTCACTGGTGATTCTCTAATCTTTTCTTATTCACACCTTTCCTCTGGTTGGGGAAGATTTTTGTTTAGGTGCTGTTATGTGGTCTCATTTTGTTGTTTCATTTTGTATCTTGATGTGATAATAAGTCGTCTTGTGCTTAGGTGGGGTCCTGATAAATTCCCAAAAGAGACTCCACTCGTATTCTTCAGAGATGGGCAGCCAATACATCCTTATCTGGAACTGATGGATGGGCTGAAAGTTGTTGTGAAGAACATGGTAGCTCATATTGAGAAAGCATTCCCCAAGAAGGTGCTCAAGTTCTGGCGGCTGCAGTCACCACGGCATTTTTA is drawn from Salvia hispanica cultivar TCC Black 2014 chromosome 6, UniMelb_Shisp_WGS_1.0, whole genome shotgun sequence and contains these coding sequences:
- the LOC125195757 gene encoding phosphoglycerate mutase-like protein 1 isoform X1; the protein is MYATITTTTFWIPQLFLLPLLIPDSHSHFLHLHESKEELHNTCAAPFSLLIMDNGVCPSLFPLHRSKTIHLVRHAQGIHNVEGDKNYKAYMSPEYFDAHLTQLGWQQVDNLRKHVHSSGLVKNIDLVITSPLLRTIQTAVGVFGGEAYSDKMDNLPLMVTNAGNSDRTAISSLDCPPIVAVEICREHLGVHPCDKRRSISEYQSLFPAVDFSLIESDDDVLWKADVRETKDEVAARGMNFMNWLFTRKEKEIAIVTHNGFLFHTLAAFGNGFHPLVKKEISRRFANCELRSMVILDRGMVGSHCSSTNFPGKIPSGLDSPSHVAADSKKQEE
- the LOC125192339 gene encoding protein trichome birefringence-like 12, coding for MASKLTPKLITCLILPSCFLILFYSSFPPFIPQPPSSETPILPSAPCNLFEGRWVLDPTRKPMYDSTCPFHRNAWNCIKNQRDNMARINSWKWMPRGCDLDRVDPAGFLDLMRNKNIGFVGDSLNENFLVSLLCVLRVGDPGAKKWKRKGAWRGAYFPKFNVTVAYHRAVLLARYEWQTKQPGFSGQDGVKGIYRVDVDIPANDWANISDFYDVLVFNTGHWWGPDKFPKETPLVFFRDGQPIHPYLELMDGLKVVVKNMVAHIEKAFPKKVLKFWRLQSPRHFYGGDWNQNGSCLFDEPLKESELDLWFDPANNGTNREARRVNEVIGDMLKGTSIRPLDLSRLSEWRADAHPAVWLGKKDAVAVWGQDCMHWCLPGVPDTWLDILAQLITYNLASI